The Calditerrivibrio nitroreducens DSM 19672 genome window below encodes:
- a CDS encoding efflux RND transporter permease subunit: MFSRFFLKRPVFAWVIAISIMTFGILGIKFLPVSQYPEIAPPLISVEAFYPGASAETAESTVTQIIEQKLTGLDGLWYISSKSSSSGQVRIELTFAPGTDPDIAWSKVQNKVQLATASLPDVVQQQGVKVSKSTRNFLLIVGLVSEDGKYDGKDLRDYAKSNLESILARVPGVGEVEVFGTEYAMRVWLDRDRLIKYNLTIEDIVQALKSYNAEVSAGQFGAAPAVKGQKLNATITISHYLQTPEEFYKIPVRINKDGSTIYIRDIGKVELGTDRYDINATYNGKPVAMLAIRKQSSANSLSVAENIKKTLTEMSRYFPQNVKVVYPYDTTPFTKVAIDEVIKTLYEAVILVFIVMFVFLGSFRATIIPTIAVPVVVLGTFGIIWLLGFTVNMLTMFAMVLAIGLLVDDAIVVVENVDRIMEEEGLSPYEATAKSMEEITGALIGIGLVLSAVFLPMAFFPGSTGIIYRQFSVTVAAAMLLSVVVALVLTPVLCATILKPKKKGEEHYKHAFFIFRPFLRLFDYILNKGRNLYVKMVGYTLAKKIRFIVLYVVIVGVTGYLFMNMKTGYLPNEDQGILFVQAILPSGATMEQTDTVLNKVAKYIEENEKGSIESFAAVTGFSFGGQAQNVGLGFIKLKDWEKRKRADLSASAVAGRLMRYCSTINEAMVFAFLPPPIIELGNAAGFDFQMLDYGGIGYQKLIEVRNQLLYMAMQDKRLVRVRPNGMDPVAQYKIDVDWEKTGTLQMPITSINANISAAFGGMYVNNFVKNGRVKRVYLQYDAPYRMLPEDLNKIYVRNAEGKMVPFSSFATGKWVYGAQQLERYNGFPSINIVGEPVFGLSSGDAIKIMEELAAKLPKEVGFAWTGLSYQEKMATSQGPLVYGFAIFVIFLVLAALYESWPIPIAIMLSMPLGVIGGIIATKYRGFDNDVYFQIGLVTILGLTTKNAILIVQFARERIDAGYNLLDAVLEAAKLRLRPILMTSFAFGFGVLPLAISKGAGAGAQNAIGTVVVGGTIASTFLATILIPLFYVVIYKLLGKRRKEVDIKYEIYKESGGVK; encoded by the coding sequence ATGTTTTCCAGATTCTTTCTGAAAAGACCTGTTTTTGCATGGGTAATTGCAATTTCGATAATGACTTTTGGTATTTTGGGGATAAAGTTTTTACCTGTATCACAATATCCGGAGATTGCTCCTCCTCTAATTTCAGTGGAGGCATTTTACCCTGGTGCATCTGCCGAAACGGCGGAAAGTACCGTCACACAGATAATAGAGCAGAAGCTTACGGGGCTTGATGGACTTTGGTATATAAGCTCCAAAAGTAGCTCTTCCGGTCAGGTGAGAATAGAGCTAACATTTGCTCCTGGTACAGATCCGGATATTGCATGGTCAAAGGTACAGAACAAAGTTCAGCTTGCCACCGCCAGTTTACCTGATGTTGTTCAACAGCAGGGTGTCAAAGTGAGCAAGTCCACAAGGAATTTCTTGCTCATAGTGGGGCTTGTGTCTGAGGATGGGAAATACGATGGAAAAGATTTAAGGGATTATGCCAAGTCGAATCTGGAAAGCATTCTGGCAAGAGTTCCAGGTGTTGGGGAAGTGGAGGTTTTTGGTACAGAATATGCGATGAGAGTATGGCTTGATCGAGATAGACTTATAAAATACAATCTAACGATAGAAGATATTGTACAGGCTCTTAAATCTTACAACGCAGAGGTTTCCGCAGGTCAATTTGGGGCAGCTCCGGCGGTAAAAGGTCAGAAGCTCAATGCGACAATTACGATAAGTCATTATCTTCAGACACCTGAAGAGTTCTACAAAATTCCGGTTAGAATAAACAAGGATGGTAGTACAATATATATTAGAGATATTGGAAAGGTTGAACTTGGTACTGATAGATACGACATCAACGCCACATACAACGGTAAACCTGTGGCTATGCTGGCGATCAGAAAACAATCATCAGCAAATTCCCTATCAGTGGCGGAAAATATTAAGAAGACATTGACAGAAATGAGTAGATACTTTCCCCAAAATGTAAAGGTTGTATATCCTTACGACACTACACCTTTTACAAAAGTTGCCATAGATGAGGTTATAAAGACCCTTTATGAAGCGGTTATCCTTGTATTTATCGTGATGTTTGTGTTTTTGGGTAGTTTTAGAGCCACGATTATACCTACCATAGCTGTACCTGTTGTGGTGCTTGGTACATTTGGTATCATATGGTTGCTTGGATTTACCGTGAATATGCTTACTATGTTTGCAATGGTTTTAGCTATAGGGTTACTTGTGGATGATGCGATTGTGGTGGTGGAAAATGTTGACCGTATTATGGAGGAGGAAGGTTTGTCACCCTATGAAGCCACCGCAAAGTCTATGGAGGAGATTACAGGGGCCCTTATCGGTATAGGGCTTGTACTTTCGGCGGTATTTTTGCCGATGGCTTTTTTCCCTGGATCCACAGGAATTATATATAGACAGTTTTCCGTTACGGTGGCAGCTGCAATGCTTCTATCTGTGGTGGTAGCTCTGGTACTTACTCCGGTTTTATGCGCCACAATTTTAAAACCTAAGAAAAAAGGGGAAGAACATTATAAACATGCCTTTTTTATATTCAGACCTTTTTTAAGACTATTTGACTATATCTTAAATAAAGGTAGGAACCTATATGTAAAAATGGTAGGTTATACACTTGCAAAAAAGATAAGGTTTATAGTATTATACGTTGTTATAGTTGGGGTTACCGGTTATCTTTTTATGAATATGAAAACAGGTTATCTGCCCAATGAGGATCAGGGGATACTCTTTGTGCAGGCGATATTACCATCAGGGGCTACGATGGAGCAAACTGATACAGTTTTGAACAAAGTGGCTAAATATATCGAGGAGAATGAGAAGGGGTCAATAGAATCTTTTGCAGCAGTTACCGGTTTCTCCTTTGGGGGGCAAGCACAGAATGTGGGGCTCGGTTTTATTAAGTTGAAAGATTGGGAGAAGAGGAAGAGAGCTGATCTATCTGCTTCGGCGGTAGCTGGAAGACTTATGAGGTACTGCTCCACAATAAATGAGGCGATGGTATTTGCTTTTTTACCACCACCTATTATAGAGCTTGGTAATGCAGCTGGTTTCGATTTTCAGATGCTTGACTACGGTGGAATAGGTTATCAAAAGTTAATAGAAGTAAGGAATCAGTTACTTTATATGGCTATGCAGGATAAAAGATTGGTGAGGGTAAGGCCAAATGGCATGGATCCGGTGGCACAATATAAAATAGATGTGGATTGGGAAAAAACCGGAACTCTACAGATGCCTATTACATCTATAAATGCAAACATATCTGCTGCTTTTGGTGGGATGTATGTAAACAATTTTGTTAAAAATGGAAGGGTAAAAAGGGTTTATCTACAATATGACGCACCTTATAGGATGCTGCCTGAGGATTTGAATAAGATTTATGTGAGAAATGCTGAGGGGAAGATGGTACCTTTTTCATCTTTTGCTACTGGAAAATGGGTATATGGTGCTCAACAACTGGAACGATACAATGGCTTCCCATCCATTAACATTGTGGGGGAGCCTGTTTTCGGTTTAAGTTCCGGTGATGCTATAAAGATTATGGAGGAGCTTGCGGCAAAACTTCCAAAAGAGGTTGGATTTGCCTGGACTGGACTTTCTTACCAGGAGAAGATGGCCACAAGCCAGGGGCCCCTTGTGTATGGTTTTGCTATATTTGTTATATTTCTGGTGCTTGCTGCTCTTTATGAAAGCTGGCCTATACCTATAGCTATAATGTTGAGTATGCCTCTGGGGGTAATAGGTGGCATAATAGCCACAAAATATAGAGGTTTTGATAATGACGTCTATTTTCAGATAGGTCTCGTGACGATATTAGGGCTTACAACCAAGAATGCAATTCTTATAGTTCAATTTGCAAGGGAAAGGATTGATGCCGGATATAATCTGCTGGATGCTGTGCTTGAAGCAGCAAAATTGAGGCTTAGACCTATTTTAATGACATCTTTTGCCTTTGGTTTTGGTGTGTTGCCTCTTGCAATATCAAAAGGTGCAGGTGCAGGTGCCCAAAATGCCATAGGAACAGTTGTAGTAGGTGGTACAATTGCATCTACGTTTCTTGCTACAATACTTATTCCTCTATTTTACGTCGTGATATATAAATTACTTGGAAAACGTCGCAAAGAAGTTGACATCAAGTATGAAATCTATAAAGAATCAGGAGGGGTAAAATGA
- a CDS encoding efflux transporter outer membrane subunit: MKIGVMVPLLFLFFLSSCSFIPEYTKPDLPIPEKFPKDGVYTNINFDNSSEVYNLKWQEFFTDEKLKKIIELGLKNNKDLKIAAFNLESARLMYGIKRAELYPSLYGSGGVSRSRVSDDFSPKGKGSPQDQYSVNFGLAEWEIDFFGRIRSLKESALEQFFASKENKRAVQIALISELSRSYITLAVDRENYSITKKLYDIALENYKMVQSQYNVGLATEIDLNRAQIALDTIKVSLSNFEQIIELDKNAINYLVGDKVDESLLPDGLNNIMIDFSPNLSSVVLLNRPDIMAAEHQLKAANANIGAARAAIFPRISLLAGVGMASTELTRLFDSGSHTWNIGGNISLPLFDARVWQGYELSKVQKELYIAQYEKTIQAAFKEVMDLLVVRGTIDSQIQAQKNLINSLEKNYTISKQLYNQGVESFFSVLEATKNLLQAKQALLNLELAKRVNHVRLYSALGGGGNFEEEAENK; encoded by the coding sequence ATGAAAATAGGGGTGATGGTACCGCTGTTGTTTCTTTTTTTTCTGTCATCATGTAGCTTTATCCCTGAATATACAAAACCAGATCTACCCATACCAGAAAAATTTCCCAAAGATGGGGTTTATACTAATATAAATTTTGATAATAGTTCTGAAGTTTATAATTTAAAATGGCAGGAGTTTTTCACTGATGAAAAGTTGAAAAAGATTATCGAGCTGGGGCTTAAAAACAACAAAGACTTGAAGATAGCTGCGTTTAATCTTGAATCTGCAAGGTTGATGTATGGTATTAAAAGAGCGGAGCTGTATCCATCTTTATATGGGTCTGGTGGTGTGAGCAGAAGTAGAGTATCTGATGATTTTTCACCAAAAGGGAAAGGGTCTCCACAGGATCAATACAGTGTAAATTTTGGATTAGCAGAATGGGAAATAGATTTTTTTGGAAGAATCAGAAGTCTCAAGGAGAGTGCACTCGAACAATTTTTTGCCAGCAAAGAGAATAAAAGAGCTGTACAGATAGCACTCATTTCGGAATTATCCAGAAGTTATATCACGCTTGCGGTGGATAGAGAAAATTATAGTATTACAAAAAAGTTATATGATATAGCTCTTGAAAATTATAAAATGGTGCAGAGTCAGTATAACGTGGGGCTTGCTACTGAAATAGATTTAAATAGAGCCCAGATAGCTCTGGATACTATAAAAGTCAGCCTTTCGAATTTTGAACAAATTATAGAGCTGGATAAGAATGCAATCAATTATCTGGTAGGGGATAAAGTGGATGAGTCATTACTTCCTGATGGATTAAATAATATAATGATCGATTTTTCCCCTAATCTCTCATCTGTTGTTTTGTTAAACCGTCCGGATATAATGGCTGCGGAGCATCAGCTAAAAGCTGCAAATGCAAATATTGGAGCAGCCAGAGCTGCGATATTTCCAAGGATTTCACTGCTGGCTGGTGTGGGTATGGCAAGCACCGAGCTTACAAGGTTATTTGATTCAGGGTCTCATACATGGAATATTGGTGGCAATATCTCCCTACCACTTTTTGATGCAAGAGTGTGGCAGGGGTACGAGCTGAGTAAGGTGCAAAAAGAACTTTATATTGCGCAATATGAGAAAACTATACAGGCTGCTTTTAAAGAGGTAATGGATCTTCTTGTGGTAAGGGGGACAATAGACTCGCAGATACAAGCCCAAAAAAATCTCATAAATTCACTGGAAAAAAATTACACTATTTCCAAACAGTTGTATAATCAGGGGGTGGAAAGCTTTTTCTCTGTTCTCGAAGCCACAAAAAATCTTCTTCAGGCTAAGCAAGCCCTCTTAAATCTTGAACTTGCCAAAAGGGTAAACCATGTAAGGCTTTATTCTGCTCTTGGTGGTGGGGGAAATTTTGAGGAGGAAGCTGAAAATAAATAG
- a CDS encoding type I restriction-modification system subunit M, with amino-acid sequence MAEQKQNIESFEQSLWKAADKLRKNIDAAEYKHVVLGLIFLRYISDAFEDLYEKLKKGEGEYSGADPEDVDEYKAENVFFIPPEARWSYLKAHAKSPEIGKIIDRAMDLIEKENPSLKGVLPKVYARGNIDPISIGGLIDLFNNMAINEAKEKTSDILGHVFEYFLGQFALAEGKKGGQFYTPRSVVELLVEMLEPYKGRVFDPCCGSGGMFVQSEKSVQEHQGKINDISIYGQESNQTTWRLCKMNLAIRGIDSSQVKWNPEGSFLNDAHKDLKADFVIANPPFNDSDWSGELLRKDVRWKYGVPPEGNANYAWIQHFIFHLSPSGKAGFVLAKGSLTTKQNAEYEIRKNMIQDDIIDCIVNLPPKLFLNTQIPACLWFIRKNKTTKKGQILFIDARDMGQLINRRQRVLTEDDIRKIADTYHKWQKEDGSYEDIKGFCKSATIEEVANLDYVLTPGRYVGLPDEEEDFDFEERFNKLKAEFLQQLKEEERLNRLIMENLEKIEIDGA; translated from the coding sequence ATGGCAGAGCAAAAACAAAACATAGAATCTTTTGAACAGAGTCTTTGGAAAGCAGCTGACAAGCTAAGAAAAAATATTGATGCTGCAGAGTATAAGCATGTAGTTTTAGGACTTATCTTTTTAAGGTATATATCAGATGCGTTTGAGGATTTATATGAAAAACTTAAAAAAGGCGAGGGAGAATATTCTGGAGCAGATCCTGAAGATGTAGATGAATACAAGGCTGAAAATGTGTTTTTTATTCCGCCCGAGGCTAGATGGAGCTATCTAAAAGCTCACGCAAAATCTCCGGAGATTGGAAAGATAATTGACAGAGCAATGGATCTTATAGAAAAAGAAAATCCATCTTTAAAAGGTGTTTTACCAAAAGTTTATGCAAGAGGGAATATTGACCCCATAAGTATTGGAGGGCTCATTGACCTTTTTAACAATATGGCAATTAATGAAGCAAAAGAAAAAACTTCGGACATATTGGGACATGTTTTTGAGTATTTTTTAGGACAGTTTGCTTTAGCGGAAGGCAAGAAGGGGGGACAGTTTTACACACCAAGAAGTGTTGTTGAACTTTTAGTTGAGATGCTTGAGCCTTATAAGGGAAGAGTTTTTGACCCATGCTGTGGAAGTGGTGGAATGTTTGTACAATCAGAAAAATCTGTTCAAGAGCATCAAGGGAAGATAAACGATATTTCAATTTACGGGCAGGAAAGTAATCAAACAACCTGGCGACTTTGTAAGATGAACCTTGCGATAAGAGGTATAGATAGCTCACAGGTAAAATGGAATCCAGAAGGGTCTTTTTTAAACGATGCACATAAAGATCTAAAAGCTGATTTTGTAATAGCCAATCCACCTTTTAACGACAGTGATTGGAGCGGAGAACTGCTTAGAAAGGATGTTAGATGGAAATATGGTGTGCCACCTGAAGGGAATGCAAACTATGCATGGATACAACACTTTATATTCCACCTTTCACCTTCAGGAAAAGCCGGTTTTGTTTTAGCGAAAGGTTCTCTTACCACCAAACAAAATGCCGAGTATGAGATAAGAAAAAATATGATACAAGACGATATTATAGACTGTATTGTCAATCTCCCTCCGAAACTCTTTTTAAATACGCAGATACCAGCTTGTTTATGGTTTATAAGAAAAAATAAGACAACAAAAAAGGGGCAAATCCTGTTTATAGATGCAAGGGATATGGGACAACTAATAAACAGAAGGCAAAGAGTATTAACAGAAGATGATATAAGAAAAATTGCGGATACATACCATAAATGGCAAAAAGAAGATGGAAGTTATGAAGATATAAAAGGCTTTTGTAAATCTGCTACCATTGAAGAGGTTGCAAACCTTGATTATGTGTTAACACCGGGTCGTTATGTTGGGCTACCTGATGAGGAAGAAGATTTTGATTTTGAAGAAAGGTTCAATAAATTAAAGGCTGAATTTTTACAACAGCTAAAAGAAGAGGAAAGATTAAATAGGCTTATTATGGAGAATTTAGAAAAGATAGAGATTGATGGTGCATAG
- a CDS encoding death-on-curing protein: MENQLVIFEDSDKKIEVQLKEETIWLNLNQISLLFEKDKSVISKHIKNIFDTGELDRNSTVAKFATVQIEGKRKVKRIVEYEIR, from the coding sequence ATGGAAAATCAGTTAGTTATTTTTGAAGATAGTGATAAAAAAATTGAAGTGCAGTTAAAAGAAGAGACAATATGGCTAAATCTTAATCAAATCTCTCTTCTTTTTGAGAAAGATAAATCTGTTATTTCAAAACATATCAAAAATATATTTGATACTGGAGAATTGGATAGAAATTCAACTGTTGCAAAATTTGCAACAGTTCAAATAGAAGGTAAAAGAAAAGTAAAACGGATAGTTGAGTATGAGATTAGATGA
- a CDS encoding RNA-binding domain-containing protein, with protein sequence MRLDEIIKQPENRKLEFKESLPNKIDLCKTIVSFANDAGGEIYIGVKNNPREIIGVPEEELLEIEETITNIISDNCYPIILPEISFINHDGKYVVVVKIYKGNNPPYYLKSKGKENGTYIRVGSSNRLANKDIIDELERQKQGISFDSLPVYSKSIDVLDISLFTKQFEEITGEKLTTIILNKLNLIVSDQNKQFPTNALILLSNDEIRNKLFPYAKIECARFKGTIPGDFIDQKSIDEPLSFQAEEAYKFVLRHISQGSYYEGVYRKDRWEYPIIAIREVIRNAVIHRDYSLSGKDIKIAIFDDKIEITSPGKLMPTIDFDDMESGQSDIRNKVLAQAFKKLGIIEQWGNGLRLIAEDLKKYPEIKFEWSEPGISFRVTFRKLNYKPDIKKADLVKSATDYDRLRPIATDYDQLSIEESKILLYLLDNKKITKREAAELINAKETKTKEVLKGLVQKGLIQRKGKGRSVYYVLNEEKR encoded by the coding sequence ATGAGATTAGATGAAATTATAAAACAACCTGAAAATAGAAAACTTGAATTTAAAGAGAGTTTGCCAAATAAAATTGACTTATGTAAAACTATTGTATCTTTTGCCAATGATGCCGGTGGCGAAATTTATATTGGTGTAAAAAATAATCCAAGAGAAATAATAGGTGTGCCTGAAGAAGAATTGTTAGAGATAGAAGAAACAATAACTAATATCATTAGTGATAACTGTTACCCTATAATTTTGCCTGAAATTTCATTTATAAATCATGATGGAAAGTACGTTGTAGTTGTTAAGATCTACAAAGGCAATAACCCTCCTTACTATCTTAAAAGCAAAGGAAAAGAAAACGGAACTTATATAAGAGTAGGTTCTTCAAATAGACTTGCCAATAAAGATATCATAGATGAGTTAGAAAGGCAAAAACAAGGGATTTCATTTGATTCATTACCCGTATATTCAAAAAGCATTGATGTGTTGGATATTTCTCTTTTTACAAAACAATTTGAAGAGATTACTGGCGAAAAGTTAACCACAATCATTTTAAATAAATTAAACCTAATAGTCTCAGACCAAAATAAGCAATTTCCCACAAACGCCCTAATATTATTATCAAATGATGAAATTAGAAATAAACTTTTTCCTTATGCAAAAATTGAATGTGCAAGGTTTAAAGGAACAATTCCGGGAGATTTCATAGACCAAAAGAGTATTGATGAACCTCTTAGTTTCCAAGCGGAGGAAGCATATAAATTCGTTCTAAGGCATATTTCTCAAGGATCATATTATGAAGGAGTTTATAGAAAAGATAGGTGGGAGTATCCAATTATTGCAATTCGAGAAGTCATAAGAAATGCTGTTATTCATAGAGATTATTCTTTAAGTGGTAAGGATATTAAAATTGCAATATTTGACGACAAAATTGAGATTACAAGTCCGGGTAAATTGATGCCTACTATTGATTTTGACGATATGGAGTCAGGTCAATCTGACATAAGAAATAAAGTTCTTGCTCAAGCATTCAAAAAACTTGGAATCATAGAGCAGTGGGGTAATGGGTTGAGATTGATTGCTGAAGATTTAAAAAAATATCCTGAAATAAAATTTGAATGGAGCGAGCCGGGAATTTCGTTTAGGGTAACATTTAGAAAATTAAACTATAAACCGGATATCAAAAAAGCCGATTTAGTAAAATCTGCGACCGATTACGACCGATTACGACCGATTGCGACCGATTACGACCAATTATCTATAGAAGAGAGTAAAATATTGTTGTATTTATTAGATAATAAAAAAATTACCAAAAGAGAAGCAGCTGAGTTAATTAACGCTAAAGAAACAAAAACTAAAGAGGTGCTGAAGGGTTTAGTTCAAAAAGGTCTTATCCAAAGAAAAGGAAAAGGTAGAAGTGTATATTATGTTTTAAACGAGGAAAAGCGATGA
- a CDS encoding restriction endonuclease subunit S, whose translation MSEKIPEGWKRVKLGEVIEIITGGTPKTSVPEYWNGDIPWLSITDFNNGRKYCYNAEKKITEKGLKESTTNILKKGQIIISARGTVGVISMLGRDMAFNQSCYGINAKAGLTFNDFIYYLLKFNIPHFISNSYGAVFDTITKQTFEQIIIKLPPLPEQKAIASVLSSLDDKIDLLHRQNQTLEKMAETLFRKWFIEDAKDDWEEVSLGNSELSTIINSGIDKFEGEKIYLATGDVQDTNITGGIKITYENRPSRANMQPVKFSVWFAKKGGVRKLLMFDDYSDINKYILSTGFSGLKTNELSHYYIWCFILTKEFQEIKDSFVSGSVQPDITNEGIKQITILRPDDQTLINFNKIMKPLFYKCQQNKLQIRTLENLRDTLLPKLMSGEVRVKCEV comes from the coding sequence ATGAGCGAGAAAATACCTGAAGGATGGAAAAGGGTTAAGTTGGGAGAGGTAATAGAGATTATTACTGGAGGAACACCTAAAACATCTGTTCCTGAGTATTGGAATGGAGATATCCCTTGGCTTTCAATTACAGATTTTAATAATGGAAGAAAATATTGTTATAACGCAGAAAAGAAAATAACGGAAAAAGGTTTAAAAGAAAGCACCACCAATATACTTAAAAAAGGACAAATAATTATTTCAGCACGAGGAACTGTTGGTGTCATATCTATGTTAGGAAGAGATATGGCATTTAATCAATCTTGTTATGGGATAAATGCAAAAGCTGGCTTAACATTTAATGATTTTATATACTATTTATTAAAATTCAATATTCCACATTTCATCTCAAATTCTTACGGAGCAGTTTTTGATACTATAACAAAACAAACCTTTGAACAAATAATTATTAAACTCCCTCCTCTCCCAGAGCAAAAAGCTATAGCATCTGTGCTTTCTTCTCTTGATGATAAAATAGACCTTTTACATCGGCAAAATCAAACACTTGAAAAAATGGCAGAAACCCTTTTTAGAAAATGGTTTATAGAAGATGCAAAAGATGATTGGGAAGAGGTTAGTTTAGGAAATAGTGAATTGTCAACTATAATTAACAGCGGGATAGATAAATTTGAAGGTGAAAAAATTTATTTAGCGACAGGAGATGTTCAAGATACGAATATTACAGGTGGAATAAAAATAACTTATGAAAACAGACCTTCAAGAGCTAATATGCAACCTGTTAAGTTTTCAGTTTGGTTTGCTAAAAAAGGTGGAGTTAGAAAGCTTTTAATGTTTGATGATTATTCAGATATAAATAAATATATTCTTTCAACTGGATTTTCAGGTTTAAAAACAAACGAGTTAAGTCATTATTATATTTGGTGTTTTATCTTAACCAAAGAATTTCAAGAAATAAAAGACTCCTTTGTAAGTGGTTCAGTTCAACCAGATATAACTAACGAAGGAATTAAACAAATTACTATTTTAAGACCCGACGATCAAACTTTGATAAATTTCAATAAAATTATGAAACCATTATTTTATAAATGTCAACAAAACAAACTCCAAATCCGCACACTTGAAAATTTAAGAGACACACTTTTACCAAAACTTATGAGCGGGGAAGTGAGGGTGAAGTGTGAAGTGTGA
- a CDS encoding four helix bundle protein, with translation MGKVFDIKDRTFQYALKAIEVYNKLQSQKNSAGWIIGKQYLRSATSIGANIQEAQSGESKADFIHKYSIAQKEARESLYWLNLLKASKILHNEDLEYLIKETNEIISVITKIIVNTKNGLKNGKKQ, from the coding sequence ATGGGAAAAGTTTTTGATATAAAAGATAGGACTTTCCAATATGCTCTAAAAGCAATTGAAGTTTACAACAAATTACAATCTCAAAAAAATAGTGCAGGTTGGATTATTGGAAAACAGTATTTAAGGTCTGCAACAAGTATAGGTGCGAACATTCAAGAAGCCCAATCAGGAGAAAGTAAAGCTGATTTTATTCATAAATATAGTATTGCACAAAAAGAAGCCAGAGAGAGCCTATATTGGCTTAACTTATTGAAAGCTTCTAAGATTTTACATAATGAAGATTTAGAATATCTTATAAAAGAAACAAATGAAATAATATCCGTAATTACAAAAATTATTGTTAACACAAAAAATGGACTAAAAAATGGGAAAAAACAGTAA